A single genomic interval of Trachemys scripta elegans isolate TJP31775 chromosome 3, CAS_Tse_1.0, whole genome shotgun sequence harbors:
- the SOD2 gene encoding superoxide dismutase [Mn], mitochondrial, producing the protein MLCRLAARGRSRTQLIAALGCSASRQKHTLPDLPYDYGALQPHITAEIMQLHHSKHHATYVNNLNIAEEKYKEALAKGDVTAQVSLQPALKFNGGGHINHTIFWTNLSPNGGGEPQGELMEAIKRDFGSFGNFKEKLTAVSVGVQGSGWGWLGFNQDQGRLQVTACYNQDPLQGTTGLIPLLGIDVWEHAYYLQYKNVRPDYLKAIWNVISWENVSARFTACKK; encoded by the exons ATGTTGTGCCGCCTGGCTGCCCGGGGCAG gagtcGCACTCAGCTGATTGCAGCTTTGGGATGTTCGGCCTCCAGGCAAAAACACACTCTTCCTGACTTGCCTTATGACTATGGTGCCCTGCAACCCCACATCACTGCAGAAATCATGCAGCTACACCACAGCAAACATCATGCTACTTATGTAAATAATCTGAATATTGCAGAGGAGAAATATAAAGAGGCATTGGCAAAAG GTGATGTTACAGCTCAGGTGTCTCTTCAGCCTGCACTAAAGTTCAATGGTGGGGGTCACATCAACCACACCATCTTCTGGACAAACCTTTCTCCTAACGGGGGAGGAGAGCCTCAAG gGGAACTGATGGAAGCCATCAAGCGTGACTTTGGCTCCTTTGGAAACTTCAAGGAGAAGCTGACGGCAGTATCGGTTGGTGTTCAAGGTTCAGGATGGGGGTGGCTTGGTTTTAACCAGGACCAAGGCCGTCTGCAGGTCACTGCTTGTTACAATCAAGACCCTCTGCAAGGAACAACag gTCTTATTCCTCTGCTAGGAATTGATGTGTGGGAGCATGCTTATTATCTTCAGTATAAAAATGTTAGACCTGACTATCTAAAAGCTATCTGGAATGTGATCAGCTGGGAGAATGTATCTGCAAGATTCACAGCTTGCAAAAAATAA